Proteins co-encoded in one Hyalangium ruber genomic window:
- a CDS encoding DUF6968 family protein, with protein sequence MHTRLPRGTEPSGPTVAERRFELPDSPGRHAVIRVRKPTRDPRTGNYRCSVEWIRPEERELFELWGIDSAQALQLALRAAGDLVNAAAEKLRWVGGEAGYLGFPKTYPEHLPKVLLQKLERLIDRELSAHTQKLAAAHKQHQRQRPPPPARTKRPTRAT encoded by the coding sequence ATGCACACAAGGCTTCCGCGCGGCACCGAGCCCTCCGGTCCCACCGTGGCGGAGCGTCGATTCGAACTCCCCGACTCTCCCGGCCGGCATGCCGTCATTCGGGTTCGGAAACCGACCCGGGACCCACGAACCGGTAACTACAGGTGCAGCGTGGAATGGATACGTCCCGAGGAGCGCGAGCTTTTCGAGCTATGGGGAATCGACTCGGCACAAGCACTCCAACTTGCCCTGCGCGCAGCCGGTGACCTGGTGAATGCCGCGGCGGAAAAGCTTCGCTGGGTCGGAGGCGAGGCAGGATACCTGGGATTCCCCAAGACCTATCCAGAGCACCTTCCCAAAGTGCTTCTCCAGAAGTTGGAGCGCTTGATCGATCGCGAGCTCTCCGCCCACACACAGAAGCTGGCAGCGGCGCACAAGCAGCACCAGCGCCAGCGCCCACCACCGCCAGCACGAACCAAGCGCCCCA